The Thiomicrorhabdus aquaedulcis sequence GAAGTTATTGCGCGCGGTCAACTGGATAAATCACAACCTATTTACATTCAAGGCGATCGTGATGCGCCTTATGGAAAAGTAGTGCATTTATTTGTGACATTAAAGTCAAATGGGGTTGAAAATGTATCTTTAATGACTCAGCCCGATGAGGAAACGCCTTAATGTTGGATTTTATTCGCAAGCATCCGTGGTCAGTTACTCTGGCAGGCGTATTGCATATTGTTCTTGCGGTGTTAATTACACATCAATGGCGGGATAAAACGCAGGTATTTGAAATGTCAGGTGGCCAGCCACCAATGGCACAAATTAACCCTAATGTCCCCGTGATGGAGCAGCTTGAAACATCAACTGTCGATTCGGCGTTGGTGTATGAGCAGTTTGAAAAACTTAAATTACAGCAAGAGTCTCGATTGGCTGAACAAGCACGTGCAGACGCGCAAGCCATTCAGGCAGTTGAAGATCAAAAACAAGCGGAACAGGCCAAATTACAAGCGGCGCAACTTGCATCAAAAGCAGAAGAAGCTTTAAAGCAAGCAGAAGCAGAACGTAAAAAGGCAGAGGACATTAAACAACAAGTCATGCTTGAAAAGCAGCAAGCCGAAGCCGTTCAAAAACAAGCTGAAATAGATAAAAAGCAAGCAGAGCTAGAAAAAGCAGAAGTGGCTAAAAAGCAAGCCGAGTTAGAAAAACAAAAAAATGAGGCTCAAAAGAAAATAGCCGAAGCAGAAAAGCAGAAAGTTGATGCTGAAAAACAAGCTCTAAAAGCGGAACAGGATGCTGAAAAGAAAAAAACTGAATTGGCTAAGCAAAAGCTAGAGGCCGAAAAGAAACAAGCTGAACTTGAAAAGCAAAAACTTGATGCCGAAAAACAAAAAGCTGAATTAGAAAAGAAAAAGTTAGAAGAGCAAAAGTTAGCTGAAAAAGAAGCACAAAAGCAAAAAGCAGAAGCCGAACAGAAAAAAGTGGAATTGGCTCAGCAAAAAGCAGAAGCTGAAAAGAAAAAAGCACAAGAAATAGCGGCGCAAAAAGCTAAGCAGCAAAAAGAAGCTGCGGCTTCAGCTTTACAAAGTCAGTTAGCAGAAGAGGCGGCTGAACAAAAAGCCGCTGAGCGCCGAAAGCAAATGGCAGCAATGAAAGACAGTTACATCTCGTCCATCAGTGCTAAAGTAAAGGACAACTGGCGTACACCCAGTCAAATTGACCCAAGTGCCAAATGCCAGCTTAAGATTACGCAATCACCCAGTGGGTACATTACCAGTGTAAAAGTTTTAAACTGTAATGCGGCGGCCACTAAACAGTTTCAAGAAGCCGCTGAAAAAGCGGTATATCGATCCGAACCTTTACCCGCTGCGCCGTCTGCAGATGTATTTGAGCGTGAAATAACTTTTGAATTTAAACCTTAAAAATGAGTCAAATGATGTCGTTAAAACGTATTAAAAATTTTTTTGTAAAACCTGCCAAGATTACCTTGGCCTGTTTGTTTCTTGCGGCCGTTAATGTAAGCACGTCCGTGCATGCAGGTTTGACAATCGAAATCAGTGACAGTTTTGAAAATGCGCTGCCTATTGCCATTGTACCTTTTGGATACGATACACCGCAGGGCCCAACGGGATTGAAGGTGCCAATCCCGGTTGACTTAGCCGAGGTGATTCGCAGTGATTTGCGACGTAGCGGGCGTTTTAAACCCCTTGAGGCTTCACGTATGCCTGCCCAACCTACTGAAGTTGAGCAGTTAGTATTTGAACAATGGCGTGGTTTGGATATTGATAATTTGTTAATGGGTAAAGTAGTCGATCAAGGGAATGGTTTTTATCAGATTGATATTCGTTTGATGGACGTTTTGCGAAAAAATCAGTTGATTGGTAAGCGCTGGACGCAAATTCCACAAGCTAATCTTCGTCAGGTCGCGCATCAAATTAGCGATTTAATTTATAAAGAGCTTACCGGTGTTCGCGGTGCTTTTAATACTCAAATTGCTTATGTAATGCTTCGAAAAAACAATGGCAAGCGTTTGTTTACCCTTGAAATTGCAGATGCCGATGGCTTTAACCCTCAGGCTATTTTAAAGTCTAATCAGCCTATAATGTCGCCTACTTGGTCGCCTGACGGAAAAAAATTAGCCTATGTGAGTTTTGAAAAAGGGCGCTCTATGATTGTTGTGCAGAGTTTAGATGGCTCGAGCCGTAAAATTGTCGCGCAATACAAAGGCATTAACGGTGCACCGGCTTGGTCGCCAGATGGTCAAAAAATGGCGCTAACTTTGTCAAAAGATGGCAGTGCTGATATCTATATTTTGGATTTAAACACACAAAATCTTCGTAGAGTAACCAATCATGGTGCGATTGAAACCGAATCGGTTTGGGCTCCTGATGGACGTTCACTGTATTTTAATTCGGATAGACGTGGTCAGCCGCAAATTTTCCAGGTGTTTTTAGACAGCGGTGAAGTAAATAGAGTTTCGTATGAAGGGCGTTATAATTCAAACCCTGATGTATCGCCCGATGGTCGCTATGTGGCGATGGTACATGGTAATGGTGGGTTTAATATTGCATTACTTGATACGGTAAATAACAGATTTAATATTTTAACCGATACATTTTTAGATGAATCACCCAGCTTTGCACCTAATGCAGAAATGATTTTGTATGCGGCAAATAAAGGCGGAAAAGGAATTTTAGCAGTGGTTTCAATTGATGGAAAAGCGTCACAAACCTTAAAAGTCAATGACGGTGAAGTACGTGAACCTGCTTGGGGACCATTTTTAAATTAAAGTTTTTTTTATTTAATTTT is a genomic window containing:
- the tolA gene encoding cell envelope integrity protein TolA, with the translated sequence MLDFIRKHPWSVTLAGVLHIVLAVLITHQWRDKTQVFEMSGGQPPMAQINPNVPVMEQLETSTVDSALVYEQFEKLKLQQESRLAEQARADAQAIQAVEDQKQAEQAKLQAAQLASKAEEALKQAEAERKKAEDIKQQVMLEKQQAEAVQKQAEIDKKQAELEKAEVAKKQAELEKQKNEAQKKIAEAEKQKVDAEKQALKAEQDAEKKKTELAKQKLEAEKKQAELEKQKLDAEKQKAELEKKKLEEQKLAEKEAQKQKAEAEQKKVELAQQKAEAEKKKAQEIAAQKAKQQKEAAASALQSQLAEEAAEQKAAERRKQMAAMKDSYISSISAKVKDNWRTPSQIDPSAKCQLKITQSPSGYITSVKVLNCNAAATKQFQEAAEKAVYRSEPLPAAPSADVFEREITFEFKP
- the tolB gene encoding Tol-Pal system beta propeller repeat protein TolB → MMSLKRIKNFFVKPAKITLACLFLAAVNVSTSVHAGLTIEISDSFENALPIAIVPFGYDTPQGPTGLKVPIPVDLAEVIRSDLRRSGRFKPLEASRMPAQPTEVEQLVFEQWRGLDIDNLLMGKVVDQGNGFYQIDIRLMDVLRKNQLIGKRWTQIPQANLRQVAHQISDLIYKELTGVRGAFNTQIAYVMLRKNNGKRLFTLEIADADGFNPQAILKSNQPIMSPTWSPDGKKLAYVSFEKGRSMIVVQSLDGSSRKIVAQYKGINGAPAWSPDGQKMALTLSKDGSADIYILDLNTQNLRRVTNHGAIETESVWAPDGRSLYFNSDRRGQPQIFQVFLDSGEVNRVSYEGRYNSNPDVSPDGRYVAMVHGNGGFNIALLDTVNNRFNILTDTFLDESPSFAPNAEMILYAANKGGKGILAVVSIDGKASQTLKVNDGEVREPAWGPFLN